The Synechococcus sp. MVIR-18-1 region GTGCTCCGCTTTTATCTCTGGGAAGGGTCCTGGTTGTCACTCGGGCGCCACCAGACACCACGGTCGAATCAATGGCTCGATCTGGTAAGCAATGGACGCTTGAAAATGGTCCGACGCCCTAGCGGTGGTGGGGCTGTTTTGCATGGCGGCGGCCTGACCTACGCCCTGATCTGGCCGCATCCACCCCGACAGCGGCGCGAAGCGTATCGCAGGGTGAACGCCTGGATCTCCTCTGGATTAGCGCGACTCGGCCTTGAGCTTCATCCAGGGGATGATCCAGCCCTCGCTGGAAGCCAAAATTGCTTCGCCAGCGCCACCACGGCAGATCTCGTGGATCCTTTGGGGCATAAACGCATTGGCAGTGCCCAGTTTTGGCAAAGGGGCCACCTCCTGCAGCACGGTGAAATCCCCTTGGCGCCGTCCCAACAGCTTTGGGAAGACGTCTTTGGAGCAGCTCCACCTTGCTGGCAGCCCACAGCACCGTCTGCTGCCCGTGTTGAAGCAGCTCTTACCGAGGCGATTGCGGAGCTCTGGCCAGAACTCAGCTGGTGCGTGACGCCAATAAGCGGCAGGGAACAGCAGCTCGTAACGGAACGGGCTGCTGATTATGAGGTCAACGATTCAGCGGTCTCATCCAACAATCCCGAGGCACGCATCGATGTCACCGCCTGGAGAAGCGGCAAGCCGAAGGGATAGTCGTTTCGACGCCTAGAGGCTTCGAGAAGGGGAGCCGGCAATTTGAGGGACAACCCCTTCAAAACCGCTTCGCCCACATCACTGCGATCGAGAGTTCCGGAGGGCAGACCAGCAGCACCAGTCACAAGCAATCGTCCATGCTCACTTTGCTCGAGTGCGAGAACGGCTTTCCAGAGTGGATCTGACTCTTGAAGAGAGGGAAGTTCAGCCAGCGGTCGCATGTGCTCCCCCACGGTCTGTCGATCCCAGTACTGAACGGAGAGGTCTTTGAGTGGCTGATCAGTGACGTATCCGAGCCAGCGCCCAGACCGGCAAACAAGCACCCAGTCGGGCAGGAGATCCGTCTCAGACTCAGCTCCTCTCAGACGCATTTGGCTCAGGCTGCGCAAGCTCTGATCGGCTTCCAACACCCGAAAACGCTTGGAGGACGCAGGGCCAACCGTCAGGCGCATCAAAAGTTGCTGCAACGCCAAGGTCTGGGTTTGTGAACGAGAGGCTCCCATTCCGAACCAGCCCAGCATCACAAGCCAAAGAGCCGTGAACCCACCACCACGAAGGAAGAGATAGACGCCCAGCATGATCGCGGTCAGCGAGAGAAGCCGCCCAGTGGCCGTTGCCACCTGAATCCCGCGGCGTTGGCTACCAGTGAATTGCCAAACCAAGGCTTTGAGAATCAAGCCTCCATCGAGGGGCAGTCCGGGCAGAAGGTTGAATAAAGCCAGAACCAAATTGAGATAGCCAAGTCTTTCAACAAGATTGCCCAGCAAGGGATTCGCATGACCCGCAGCATGCTGACTTGCCAGAAGAAAGCCAGCCAGCAGAAAGCTGACAGCTGGTCCTGCCGCGGCCACCCGAAACGATCCCATCGGCGTGGAGCATTCCCTCTCCACGCGAGCCACACCACCGAGCAGAAAAAGA contains the following coding sequences:
- a CDS encoding lipoate--protein ligase family protein — translated: MSIPASCRSEFGTHGRLIPAVAGQGPDHMAFDALLLEQCQTTNNPGPVLRFYLWEGSWLSLGRHQTPRSNQWLDLVSNGRLKMVRRPSGGGAVLHGGGLTYALIWPHPPRQRREAYRRVNAWISSGLARLGLELHPGDDPALAGSQNCFASATTADLVDPLGHKRIGSAQFWQRGHLLQHGEIPLAPSQQLWEDVFGAAPPCWQPTAPSAARVEAALTEAIAELWPELSWCVTPISGREQQLVTERAADYEVNDSAVSSNNPEARIDVTAWRSGKPKG
- a CDS encoding site-2 protease family protein, which gives rise to MGDGWQLMRIRGIPLRVHPSWFIILVLFTLVFQQDAALLPGASGSPGLSWLLGLATALLLFVSVLLHELGHSLVALREGVKVVSITLFLLGGVARVERECSTPMGSFRVAAAGPAVSFLLAGFLLASQHAAGHANPLLGNLVERLGYLNLVLALFNLLPGLPLDGGLILKALVWQFTGSQRRGIQVATATGRLLSLTAIMLGVYLFLRGGGFTALWLVMLGWFGMGASRSQTQTLALQQLLMRLTVGPASSKRFRVLEADQSLRSLSQMRLRGAESETDLLPDWVLVCRSGRWLGYVTDQPLKDLSVQYWDRQTVGEHMRPLAELPSLQESDPLWKAVLALEQSEHGRLLVTGAAGLPSGTLDRSDVGEAVLKGLSLKLPAPLLEASRRRNDYPFGLPLLQAVTSMRASGLLDETAESLTS